A genomic segment from Phragmites australis chromosome 6, lpPhrAust1.1, whole genome shotgun sequence encodes:
- the LOC133921352 gene encoding GPI-anchored protein LLG1-like: MAADRGLLLLLLSAAALAGLASASAPFISDGALQASAGSTGRRLLQALKPCPVNFELQNYTGLVSRCKGPKYPAKECCDAFKEFACPYSEYINDVSNSCATTMFSYINIYGKYPPGLFSSECHGDKNGLSCEGVPQQGTTSGGEQAQTSLLAFISIMFGLVALLFH; the protein is encoded by the exons ATGGCTGCGGACCGcgggctcctgctcctgctcctctcggccgccgccctgGCCGGGCTCGCCTCTGCCTCGGCTCCCTTTATATCCG ACGGCGCGCTCCAGGCGAGCGCCGGATCTACCGGGAGGAGGTTGCTGCAGGCCCTGAAGC CGTGCCCTGTGAACTTTGAGTTGCAAAACTACACAGGCCTCGTAAGCAGGTGCAAAGGGCCAAAATATCCTGCCAAAGAATGCTGTGATGCTTTCAAGGAATTCGCGTGCCCGTACAGTGAATACATCAATGACGTGAGCAACAGTTGCGCGACGACTATGTTCAGCTACATCAACATCTATGGAAAGTACCCACCAGGCCTATTCTCCAGCGAATGCCATGGTGACAAGAACGGGCTTTCTTGCGAAGGTGTCCCCCAGCAAGGCACTACCAGTGGTGGCGAACAAGCTCAAACCAGCTTGCTCGCCTTCATCAGtatcatgtttggacttgtagcATTGTTGTTCCATTGA